The following proteins come from a genomic window of Acipenser ruthenus chromosome 44, fAciRut3.2 maternal haplotype, whole genome shotgun sequence:
- the LOC117398798 gene encoding phosphatidylinositol transfer protein beta isoform-like has protein sequence MVLIKEFRVLLPCSVEEYQVGQLYSVAEASKNNTGGGEGIEVLRNEPYEKEGEKGQYTHKIYHIHSKVPSFVQMFAPEGALVFHEKAWNAYPYCRTIVTNEYMKDDFFIKIETWHKPDMGTQENVHGLSPESWEEVEVIPIDIADRTQVNEYDYKADEDPAIFRSEKTGRGPLGPDWKNNLGSHSDCPHMTAYKLVTVHFRWWGLQGRVEKFIHKQEKRLFTNFHRQLFCWLDRWVDFSMEDIRRMEEETQKELDKMRNEGSLRGMCAGED, from the exons tcgAGTTCTGCTACCATGTTCTGTGGAAGAG TACCAAGTGGGCCAGCTCTACTCTGTGGCTGAGGCCAGTAAGAACAACacaggagggggggaggggatcGAGGTGCTGCGGAACGAACCATAcgagaaggagggggagaagggCCAGTACACCCACAAGATCTACCACATTCACAG taagGTTCCCAGTTTCGTGCAGATGTTTGCACCAGAAGGCGCACTGGTTTTCCATGAAAAAGCCTGGAATGCGTATCCCTACTGTAGAACCA TCGTGACG aatgAATATATGAAAGATGATTTCTTTATTAAAATCGAGACCTGGCACAAACCTGACATGGGaacacaagaaaat GTTCATGGTCTGTCCCCGGAGAGCTGGGAGGAAGTGGAGGTGATACCTATCGATATCGCAGACCGAACGCAAGTCAACGAATAC GATTACAAGGCAGATGAGGACCCCGCTATCTTCCGCTCTGAGAAGACTGGGCGTGGGCCCTTGGGGCCCGATTGGAAG AACAATCTGGGGTCTCACAGTGACTGTCCTCACATGACTGCGTACAAACTGGTAACCGTGCACTTCCGCTGGTGGGGCCTGCAAGGGAGGGTGGAGAAATTCATACACAAG caaGAGAAACGCTTGTTCACTAATTTCCACCGGCAGCTGTTCTGCTGGTTGGATCGCTGGGTGGATTTCTCCATGGAGGATATCCGGCGCATGGAGGAGGAGACGCAGAAGGAGCTGGACAAg ATGAGGAACGAGGGATCTCTCAGAGGGATGTGTGCAGGGGAGGACTAA